In Bacteroidota bacterium, the genomic window GAAAAAGGCTCAGGAACAGTTTGTACAGGAGCTGCATTTTTAACCGTTTTTTCTTCGCGTTTAGGCTGTTCAAACAAGTTGCCCTGGATAAGGGCAGTTTTATACATTTCCCCGCGTCCAATCACCAACCATTCGGCATTTAACCGGGGATATTTCTGCAGCATCTTTTGGATGAAATCGAAACTCGGGTTGTTCCGCCCGGAAAGTATATGCGAAATGCTCGAACGTTGAACACCTATATCATCGGCAAATTTAGCCGGGGATAGCTGTTCAGAACTAAGAAATTTCAAAATCCGGTCTTTCATGAGTATTTATTTTAAGGTAAATACATATTTCACAATGAATGAACCCCTTAACTACAACATGCTTGAATATGTAAATTCTGTCCATTGGATTAATGTATAAATGTAATTTACACATTCACAAATGTAAAAATAATATAATTTACAGATGTAATTTTGTTTAAATTTTATTCGTTTACAATTGTGTATTGTGTTTACAAATATTAATGTGCACATAGGAAAATTTCTTAGCCACCGGCCATGGTATATGCCTTGCCCGAGCATGGGCTAAATATTTAATATCCTATTGATCTTTTGCGGTTTGGCGCCTTGGCGAGCAATGCATTTTGACAGGATTAACAAGATTGACAGGATTAACAAGATTAACAGAATTAATTCACAAAGATTGTAGGGGTTAACCTGTAATCCTGTAAATCATGTCCTTAATTTCATTTTCACCCAGGGAAGCAAAAAAGTCTTTAGGGATTATCAGCGAAACTTGTAATTTTATCCTCGAGACAGCGTAATAAATTATTATTGTTACACCTTCGATTGGGCTTAGGAAACTGAATCAAAGGCAAAATTCCATTCTTTATTCCATCTGGATCCTTTGCTACTTTTTTGCTACTTTGTTTTTGGCGAGAAACTTGTTTACAGACAAAAAATTTGACTGGATTAACCTGATTTAAAGGTTAGAAATATTAAGAATGGTTTTCTATTCTCTGTGCCCTGACTGCCTCCCACTGTTGAATTTTCCCCCAAAATTCCGGCCTTTCAATCCTTTACCCATTACTATAAGCGGAATTTTTACCCTTTTATCTTATCTTTTCCTAATTTATTGATGTTTTAGTTTATATAATTAATATAATAATATTGGTTAACAGGGATTTATTATTCAATAATATATTGATTTCTGCAATTGTAAACC contains:
- a CDS encoding helix-turn-helix transcriptional regulator gives rise to the protein MKDRILKFLSSEQLSPAKFADDIGVQRSSISHILSGRNNPSFDFIQKMLQKYPRLNAEWLVIGRGEMYKTALIQGNLFEQPKREEKTVKNAAPVQTVPEPFSLQNSGQTPVMPSNIEASRSKKNKAIERVLIFYSDHTLDEYKPEN